One stretch of Zingiber officinale cultivar Zhangliang chromosome 6B, Zo_v1.1, whole genome shotgun sequence DNA includes these proteins:
- the LOC121988794 gene encoding pumilio homolog 1-like isoform X1, with protein MGIEKQLIMLSNMGVHSLIGSGGDGFGGEDFEELGLLLREQRRQEASDRERELSIFRSGSAPPTVDGSLAAVGGIYGCEGAFGVPDISSVKNGHEISSEEELLSNPAYVSYYYSNVNLNPRLPPPVLSKEDWRSTQRLQVGSSLIGGIADRRKINGGEEGDDRSLFSKQPIFTSMEEQQVEPIKEHRSGEWVDRGDGLIGLSLGHQKSFADVVQDEVRKGPSSSRPSRPASRNGLNGPERLSSPSTQLASHKGSGSMDAENSALLHSDNGHEKTGTSLPHSYAYVVGSSLKRSTTPDAQAVARSPSHIPHLGHKSAHDSSLNGVSLGTIESGELIASLSGINLSTAVPVIDENLTKSKIQQGLYDSEFPFASHQNNIERQLNLESSDPQYLGMQAIPKSTKPSYPGSISNSGGLVELRASGLGLNGSVESQKSPDKSYLEAPSHYITANGGSSLYESVNATFASTGLNVYLENPALSPSLINHVGLGTLPPMLENVATASSNASLNMEARALGGGTFSPSNSVGHADLRTLGRSGNPVSAPAALWTSLNDPCYIEYLMAAEYTAQLAANSSNPSLEKGYLSSYTDLLGIQESYLESLLQQQKQYGIPHLAKSASLNLSYYGNPGFGLATSYPVSSLANSMASPIGPGSPLSLNERNMHYSSNWRNLSRGVLGSWHSEATGNIDGHFPSSLLDEFKSNKTRSFELAEIAGHVVEFSADQYGSRFIQQKLETATTEEKNMVFYEIMPHALSLMTDVFGNYVVQKFFEHGCSAQRRELANQLNGHVLALSLQMYGCRVIQKAIEVADLDQKIMMVAELDGQVIRCVRDQNGNHVIQKCIECVPQDAIQFIISTFYNQVVTLSTHPYGCRVIQRVLEHCDNPNTQRIVMDEILNSVCMLAEDQYGNYVVQHVLEHGKPDERSVIIKQLTGQIVQMSQQKFASNVIEKCLAFGSLEERQLLVNEMLGSTDENEPLQAMMKDQFGNYVVQKVLETCDDQRRELILSRIKVHLNALKKYTYGKHIVARVEKLVAAGERRMGLHSSFPS; from the exons ATG GGTATTGAGAAGCAACTGATCATGTTGTCTAATATGGGAGTTCATTCTTTGATCGGGAGCGGAGGGGATGGTTTTGGCGGAGAGGATTTTGAGGAGCTGGGTTTACTTCTAAGGGAGCAGAGAAGGCAAGAGGCGAGTGATCGAGAAAGGGAGCTCAGCATTTTCCGGAGTGGATCCGCTCCGCCCACCGTCGATGGTTCCCTCGCCGCAGTGGGAGGGATCTATGGGTGTGAGGGTGCATTCGGTGTGCCAGATATTTCCTCCGTGAAGAATGGGCACGAAATTTCGTCAGAGGAGGAACTCCTTTCCAACCCAGCATATGTCTCTTACTACTACTCGAATGTGAATTTGAACCCTCGACTGCCTCCTCCTGTGCTTTCCAAGGAGGATTGGCGATCGACACAAAGGCTTCAAGTGGGTAGCTCATTAATAGGAGGGATTGCTGATAGAAGGAAAATCAATGGAGGGGAGGAAGGGGATGACAGATCACTCTTCTCTAAACAACCAATATTTACTTCGATGGAGGAGCAACAGGTGGAGCCAATTAAGGAGCATAGATCAGGGGAATGGGTTGATAGAGGAGATGGGTTGATTGGACTGTCACTTGGGCACCAGAAGAGCTTTGCTGATGTTGTGCAG GATGAAGTACGAAAGGGTCCCAGTTCAAGCCGTCCCTCACGCCCTGCAAGTCGTAATGGTTTAAATGGCCCTGAACGATTATCTTCTCCTAGCACTCAGTTAGCATCACATAAAGGAAGTGGATCAATGGATGCAGAAAACAGTGCACTTCTACATAGTGACAATGGACATGAGAAAACTGGTACATCATTGCCACACAGTTATGCATATGTTGTTGGCTCCTCCTTGAAGCGAAGTACTACTCCCGATGCCCAGGCAGTAGCAAGGTCTCCTAGTCATATTCCACATTTAGGTCACAAAAGCGCTCACGACTCCTCCTTGAATGGTGTTTCATTGGGTACAATTGAATCTGGTGAACTTATAGCTTCCTTATCGGGTATTAACCTATCAACTGCTGTTCCTGTAATTGATGAGAATCTTACAAAATCAAAGATTCAACAAGGATTATATGATAGCGAGTTTCCTTTTGCTTCACACCAGAACAATATTGAGAGACAACTTAACCTTGAAAGTTCTGATCCACAATATCTAGGCATGCAGGCTATTCCCAAGTCAACCAAACCTTCTTACCCTGGTTCCATTAGCAATTCAGGAGGTTTAGTGGAATTGAGAGCTTCAGGATTAGGTTTGAATGGGTCAGTTGAATCCCAAAAGTCTCCCGACAAGTCATATCTAGAAGCACCTTCTCATTATATCACTGCAAATGGTGGTTCTTCTCTCTATGAGAGTGTAAATGCAACTTTTGCAAGTACTGGTCTGAATGTATATTTGGAAAATCCAGCTCTATCACCAAGTTTGATCAATCACGTTGGCCTGGGTACTTTGCCTCCGATGTTGGAAAATGTTGCCACTGCATCATCAAATGCATCACTTAATATGGAGGCAAGGGCTTTAGGAGGAGGAACTTTTTCACCATCAAATTCAGTTGGGCATGCAGACTTACGAACTCTTGGCAGAAGTGGCAATCCAGTTTCTGCTCCAGCAGCTCTTTGGACATCACTTAATGACCCATGTTATATTGAATACTTGATGGCAGCTGAATATACTGCTCAACTTGCAGCTAACTCTTCTAATCCATCCCTGGAGAAAGGTTACCTAAGCTCTTACACTGATTTACTTGGGATCCAGGAAAGTTATTTAGAGTCCTTACTTCAACAGCAGAAGCAGTATGGTATACCACATCTGGCTAAATCTGCTTCTCtaaatcttagttattatggaaatccAGGATTTGGCCTGGCTACTTCATATCCAGTAAGTTCTTTAGCAAATTCTATGGCTTCTCCCATTGGACCTGGCAGCCCTCTTAGTCTCAATGAGCGGAATATGCATTATTCTTCCAACTGGAGGAACTTAAGTAGAGGTGTTCTGGGATCTTGGCATTCTGAGGCTACTGGGAACATAGATGGACATTTTCCATCCTCCCTCTTGGATGAATTCAAGAGCAATAAGACAAGAAGCTTTGAGCTTGCGGAGATTGCTGGCCATGTAGTTGAATTCAG TGCTGATCAGTATGGGAGCCGTTTCATACAGCAGAAACTTGAAACAGCTACAACTGAAGAAAAAAACATGGTTTTTTATGAGATAATGCCTCATGCTTTGTCTCTGATGACTGATGTGTTTGGGAATTATGTGGTTCAGAAG TTTTTTGAACATGGCTGTTCAGCTCAGAGAAGGGAATTAGCTAACCAACTTAATGGGCATGTATTGGCTCTCAGCCTCCAGATGTATGGTTGTCGGGTGATCCAGAAG GCAATAGAAGTAGCTGACTTGGACCAGAAGATAATGATGGTTGCAGAGCTTGATGGGCAGGTCATCCGCTGTGTGCGTGATCAAAATGGGAATCATGTCATTCAAAAGTGTATTGAGTGTGTTCCTCAAGATGCAATTCAATTTATCATCTCAACATTCTATAATCAAGTTGTGACATTATCCACCCATCCATATGGTTGCCGTGTTATACAG AGGGTGTTGGAGCACTGTGACAATCCTAATACTCAGCGGATTGTCATGGATGAGATTCTAAATTCTGTTTGCATGTTGGCGGAGGATCAGTATGGTAACTATGTTGTACAG CATGTACTTGAGCATGGAAAGCCTGATGAGAGATCTGTGATTATCAAGCAATTAACTGGACAAATTGTACAGATGAGTCAACAGAAATTTGCTTCAAATGTCATTGAAAAATGCTTGGCTTTTGGTAGTCTTGAGGAACGGCAGCTTTTGGTGAATGAGATGTTGGGATCAACTGATGAAAATGAGCCTCTCCAG GCCATGATGAAAGATCAGTTTGGTAACTACGTTGTACAGAAAGTATTAGAGACATGTGACGATCAGCGACGAGAGCTGATCCTCTCGCGAATTAAGGTCCACTTGAACGCGCTTAAAAAATATACTTACGGAAAGCATATTGTTGCTCGTGTTGAGAAACTCGTTGCAGCTGGAG AGAGGAGGATGGGACTTCACTCATCCTTTCCCTCTTAA
- the LOC121988794 gene encoding pumilio homolog 1-like isoform X2, giving the protein MLSNMGVHSLIGSGGDGFGGEDFEELGLLLREQRRQEASDRERELSIFRSGSAPPTVDGSLAAVGGIYGCEGAFGVPDISSVKNGHEISSEEELLSNPAYVSYYYSNVNLNPRLPPPVLSKEDWRSTQRLQVGSSLIGGIADRRKINGGEEGDDRSLFSKQPIFTSMEEQQVEPIKEHRSGEWVDRGDGLIGLSLGHQKSFADVVQDEVRKGPSSSRPSRPASRNGLNGPERLSSPSTQLASHKGSGSMDAENSALLHSDNGHEKTGTSLPHSYAYVVGSSLKRSTTPDAQAVARSPSHIPHLGHKSAHDSSLNGVSLGTIESGELIASLSGINLSTAVPVIDENLTKSKIQQGLYDSEFPFASHQNNIERQLNLESSDPQYLGMQAIPKSTKPSYPGSISNSGGLVELRASGLGLNGSVESQKSPDKSYLEAPSHYITANGGSSLYESVNATFASTGLNVYLENPALSPSLINHVGLGTLPPMLENVATASSNASLNMEARALGGGTFSPSNSVGHADLRTLGRSGNPVSAPAALWTSLNDPCYIEYLMAAEYTAQLAANSSNPSLEKGYLSSYTDLLGIQESYLESLLQQQKQYGIPHLAKSASLNLSYYGNPGFGLATSYPVSSLANSMASPIGPGSPLSLNERNMHYSSNWRNLSRGVLGSWHSEATGNIDGHFPSSLLDEFKSNKTRSFELAEIAGHVVEFSADQYGSRFIQQKLETATTEEKNMVFYEIMPHALSLMTDVFGNYVVQKFFEHGCSAQRRELANQLNGHVLALSLQMYGCRVIQKAIEVADLDQKIMMVAELDGQVIRCVRDQNGNHVIQKCIECVPQDAIQFIISTFYNQVVTLSTHPYGCRVIQRVLEHCDNPNTQRIVMDEILNSVCMLAEDQYGNYVVQHVLEHGKPDERSVIIKQLTGQIVQMSQQKFASNVIEKCLAFGSLEERQLLVNEMLGSTDENEPLQAMMKDQFGNYVVQKVLETCDDQRRELILSRIKVHLNALKKYTYGKHIVARVEKLVAAGERRMGLHSSFPS; this is encoded by the exons ATGTTGTCTAATATGGGAGTTCATTCTTTGATCGGGAGCGGAGGGGATGGTTTTGGCGGAGAGGATTTTGAGGAGCTGGGTTTACTTCTAAGGGAGCAGAGAAGGCAAGAGGCGAGTGATCGAGAAAGGGAGCTCAGCATTTTCCGGAGTGGATCCGCTCCGCCCACCGTCGATGGTTCCCTCGCCGCAGTGGGAGGGATCTATGGGTGTGAGGGTGCATTCGGTGTGCCAGATATTTCCTCCGTGAAGAATGGGCACGAAATTTCGTCAGAGGAGGAACTCCTTTCCAACCCAGCATATGTCTCTTACTACTACTCGAATGTGAATTTGAACCCTCGACTGCCTCCTCCTGTGCTTTCCAAGGAGGATTGGCGATCGACACAAAGGCTTCAAGTGGGTAGCTCATTAATAGGAGGGATTGCTGATAGAAGGAAAATCAATGGAGGGGAGGAAGGGGATGACAGATCACTCTTCTCTAAACAACCAATATTTACTTCGATGGAGGAGCAACAGGTGGAGCCAATTAAGGAGCATAGATCAGGGGAATGGGTTGATAGAGGAGATGGGTTGATTGGACTGTCACTTGGGCACCAGAAGAGCTTTGCTGATGTTGTGCAG GATGAAGTACGAAAGGGTCCCAGTTCAAGCCGTCCCTCACGCCCTGCAAGTCGTAATGGTTTAAATGGCCCTGAACGATTATCTTCTCCTAGCACTCAGTTAGCATCACATAAAGGAAGTGGATCAATGGATGCAGAAAACAGTGCACTTCTACATAGTGACAATGGACATGAGAAAACTGGTACATCATTGCCACACAGTTATGCATATGTTGTTGGCTCCTCCTTGAAGCGAAGTACTACTCCCGATGCCCAGGCAGTAGCAAGGTCTCCTAGTCATATTCCACATTTAGGTCACAAAAGCGCTCACGACTCCTCCTTGAATGGTGTTTCATTGGGTACAATTGAATCTGGTGAACTTATAGCTTCCTTATCGGGTATTAACCTATCAACTGCTGTTCCTGTAATTGATGAGAATCTTACAAAATCAAAGATTCAACAAGGATTATATGATAGCGAGTTTCCTTTTGCTTCACACCAGAACAATATTGAGAGACAACTTAACCTTGAAAGTTCTGATCCACAATATCTAGGCATGCAGGCTATTCCCAAGTCAACCAAACCTTCTTACCCTGGTTCCATTAGCAATTCAGGAGGTTTAGTGGAATTGAGAGCTTCAGGATTAGGTTTGAATGGGTCAGTTGAATCCCAAAAGTCTCCCGACAAGTCATATCTAGAAGCACCTTCTCATTATATCACTGCAAATGGTGGTTCTTCTCTCTATGAGAGTGTAAATGCAACTTTTGCAAGTACTGGTCTGAATGTATATTTGGAAAATCCAGCTCTATCACCAAGTTTGATCAATCACGTTGGCCTGGGTACTTTGCCTCCGATGTTGGAAAATGTTGCCACTGCATCATCAAATGCATCACTTAATATGGAGGCAAGGGCTTTAGGAGGAGGAACTTTTTCACCATCAAATTCAGTTGGGCATGCAGACTTACGAACTCTTGGCAGAAGTGGCAATCCAGTTTCTGCTCCAGCAGCTCTTTGGACATCACTTAATGACCCATGTTATATTGAATACTTGATGGCAGCTGAATATACTGCTCAACTTGCAGCTAACTCTTCTAATCCATCCCTGGAGAAAGGTTACCTAAGCTCTTACACTGATTTACTTGGGATCCAGGAAAGTTATTTAGAGTCCTTACTTCAACAGCAGAAGCAGTATGGTATACCACATCTGGCTAAATCTGCTTCTCtaaatcttagttattatggaaatccAGGATTTGGCCTGGCTACTTCATATCCAGTAAGTTCTTTAGCAAATTCTATGGCTTCTCCCATTGGACCTGGCAGCCCTCTTAGTCTCAATGAGCGGAATATGCATTATTCTTCCAACTGGAGGAACTTAAGTAGAGGTGTTCTGGGATCTTGGCATTCTGAGGCTACTGGGAACATAGATGGACATTTTCCATCCTCCCTCTTGGATGAATTCAAGAGCAATAAGACAAGAAGCTTTGAGCTTGCGGAGATTGCTGGCCATGTAGTTGAATTCAG TGCTGATCAGTATGGGAGCCGTTTCATACAGCAGAAACTTGAAACAGCTACAACTGAAGAAAAAAACATGGTTTTTTATGAGATAATGCCTCATGCTTTGTCTCTGATGACTGATGTGTTTGGGAATTATGTGGTTCAGAAG TTTTTTGAACATGGCTGTTCAGCTCAGAGAAGGGAATTAGCTAACCAACTTAATGGGCATGTATTGGCTCTCAGCCTCCAGATGTATGGTTGTCGGGTGATCCAGAAG GCAATAGAAGTAGCTGACTTGGACCAGAAGATAATGATGGTTGCAGAGCTTGATGGGCAGGTCATCCGCTGTGTGCGTGATCAAAATGGGAATCATGTCATTCAAAAGTGTATTGAGTGTGTTCCTCAAGATGCAATTCAATTTATCATCTCAACATTCTATAATCAAGTTGTGACATTATCCACCCATCCATATGGTTGCCGTGTTATACAG AGGGTGTTGGAGCACTGTGACAATCCTAATACTCAGCGGATTGTCATGGATGAGATTCTAAATTCTGTTTGCATGTTGGCGGAGGATCAGTATGGTAACTATGTTGTACAG CATGTACTTGAGCATGGAAAGCCTGATGAGAGATCTGTGATTATCAAGCAATTAACTGGACAAATTGTACAGATGAGTCAACAGAAATTTGCTTCAAATGTCATTGAAAAATGCTTGGCTTTTGGTAGTCTTGAGGAACGGCAGCTTTTGGTGAATGAGATGTTGGGATCAACTGATGAAAATGAGCCTCTCCAG GCCATGATGAAAGATCAGTTTGGTAACTACGTTGTACAGAAAGTATTAGAGACATGTGACGATCAGCGACGAGAGCTGATCCTCTCGCGAATTAAGGTCCACTTGAACGCGCTTAAAAAATATACTTACGGAAAGCATATTGTTGCTCGTGTTGAGAAACTCGTTGCAGCTGGAG AGAGGAGGATGGGACTTCACTCATCCTTTCCCTCTTAA